The Nitrosomonas sp. PY1 genomic sequence AAAAACATAGAATGCAGAGCCCAGGTAATTAACGACTGCGGTCGCCACAATAGCTGGAAAAATAGCCAATAAAGGTGGCAGTTCCCAGACATACACCAACAATGCCAATACGCCACCGCGTAATAGTAGTGCCAGTGCAGCAACCATTAAAAAGCGACCAAAATGATTCCAGCGTAAATAGCCTGCGTGATGTTCACGGAACGACCATTTTGAATTAAAAATATAGTTGCTGGTAGCAGCCACAAAGAAGCTGACAAAATGAGACAAAGCAAGCCCTGCGTTCTGCGTCATCATCCACTGAAAAACCAACGCATCGATGATGACACCGATCAGACCCACAACCGCAAAACGACCTGCTGTATTTAATGTGGCCGTACCACCTGCTAGCGTAATCAACCGCTGCAAATAAGCTTGCTGATGAAATAAGGATAATTTGGAGGTACCATGCGTACGATCCCGAAAACAAATCGGTATCTCTATAGTACGTATTTTCCCATGGTTAGCCATGAGTAATTCGAGCAGAATTTTATAACCTTGCGCTTCATCCGAAATGCTATTTGCAAGCTCTCGGCGGAATACAAAAAAACCCGAAGTAGCGTCATTCACATCGCAAATCGGACGCGCTATCCATCCCCCAACCCGTGATAACAACTTTCGATGTAGTGGCCAGTTTTCTATACTACCGCCTGGAATATAACGACTACCTACAGCAATGTCATATTGACCTTCGAGTATGGGTGAAACAACTGCCGGAACACTTTCAGGCGGGTGACTCAAGTCGGCATCCATGACAACAATCACTTCACTCTGAGCAACTGCTACACCTGCAAGTATGGAAGCAGTCAAATCAGGCTTGGCTTTTCTCTCTATCAAGCGAACAGCCGAATTGATGCTCCAGGCCTTGACTTTATCCTGTGTGCCATCAGTAGAGCCATCATCAACAACGATAACTTCAAAATGACCCACAGGAAAACTAAGCGCAAATAGTCGCTTTAGCAGTGAATCGATGTTCTCAGATTCATTGAGTGTGGGTATTACAATTGAGAATTGCGTCATTTGGCCTCATGGAAGGAAAATTCTGACGCAAAGTAGTCTGCGGCAAGATCATTTTTGTCGTTTCTGATATTCATTGACCGCTTTATTATGATCGATTAAGTTAGTGGAAAAATGTGACTCACCATTGCCTTTTGCAACAAAATACAATGCTTCGGTTTGAGCTGGATTTAGTGCAGCACGGATAGAAGCAAGACTGGGCAACGCAATTGGGGTAGGAGGTAACCCCGAGCGAGTATAGGTATTATAAGTATGATCTGCAAGCAAATCCTTTTTGCGCAAATTACCGTCAAATTCTTTACCCATACCATAAATAACTGTTGGATCTGTTTGCAAACGCATCCCCTTTCGAAGTCGATTGACGAAAACCCCAGCGATTTCGGCTCGGTCACTTTCCAATCCTGTTTCTTTTTCAATGATTGAAGCAAGAATCAAAGCCTCATAAGGTGTAGTAAGCGGCAGTGATTCGCAGCGCGCCAACCAATATGTCTGCAGATGGCTTTGCATCGCCTGATAAGCACGACGAAAAATATTAAGGTCACTGTCACCACGAACAAAGAAATAAGTATCCGGGAAAAAAAGCCCTTCCGCTAATGTTTCAGCGGCACCAATATGCTGCAGTATTTGCAATTCACTGAGCGCAATCGAATCATGCTTGACATCAGGGTGATTATTGAGTGTCTTACGTAATTGCGCAAATGTCCAGCCCTCAATAAACGTTATTTCTCTTTGTTTACTGTCACCTTTTGTCAAATAATGCAGCAATGCGACCTGAGTCAGGTTTTCTGAAATTTCATAATCACCTGCTTTAATTGCAGATTCTTGATCCAAGTAACGTGCAAGCAAAACGAAAGACCACTTGGTCGGAATTATACCTGCCTCAACCAATTGTTCGGCGACTTGATTAAGGTTACTGCCCGATTGAATCGATAATTCAAAGGGTTTCTTTGGTAGGGTAATGGATGAATGAACGTGCAAATAAAGCCAACTTACCGCCAACATTATTACCAATACAATAGCAAACAGAATGCTTGTTAGCGTGCGCATCCATATCATGTGTTAAATTTTTCGAAACACAAGTGTTCCGTTTGTACCTCCAAATCCGAAGGAATTGGATAATGTAACCTTAATAGGCATTTCTCTAGCCACATTCGGAACATAGTCCAAATCGCATTGGGGATCTTGGTTGACGAGATTAATCGTAGGCGGTGCAATTTGGTGATGGATTGCAAGCACAGAAAATATGGCCTCTACTCCACCCGCGGCACCCAATAAGTGTCCTGTCATCGATTTTGTTGAGCTAATCGCGAGTTTGTTTGAATGATTACCAAAACAACGCTTAACCGCAACCGTTTCAGCAAAATCACCAAGCGGTGTAGAGGTACCATGCGCATTAACATAATCGACTTCATCAACGTTAATTGCTGCATTTTTCAACGCACCCGACATGCATCGAGCCGCACCCTCTCCATCATCACTGGGAGCTGTCATATGAAATGCATCCGAACTCATGCCAAAACCTGCCAGTTCCGCATAAATTTTTGCGCCGCGTTTCTGAGCATGATGCATTTCTTCTATTACTAAAACACCGGCGCCTTCTCCAAGTACAAAACCATCTCTGGCAATATCCCAAGGACGACTCGCAGATGCAGGATTATCATTACTTGTCGACAGCGCTTTAGCAGCAGAAAAACCACCAATGGCAAGCGGTGTCACGCAGGATTCCGCACCTCCGCATATCATGACGTCTGCATCACCGTACTCAATCATCCGTGCCGAGTGACCAATACTATGCGTAGCAGTAGTGCATGCGGTAACGATCGCTATATTGGGTCCTTTATATCCGTACATAATGGATAAATTACCGGCGATCATGTTAATGATAGTGCTGGGAATAAAGAAGGGAGATATTTTACGAGGTCCACCCGCATGATAAACAGCATCAGTATTCTCTATCATTGGCAATCCACCAATACCTGATCCGATATTGACGCCAATTCTTTCCGCATCAAGATGCGTCAAATCCTCCAGATTCGCATCACGGATAGCTTGAATCCCGGCTGCCATACCAAAGTGAATAAAAGTATCCATACGCCTTGCTTCTTTGACCGACAGATATTTTTGTATATCAAAATCCTTCACTTCACCAGCAATTTGTGAAGTGAAATTAGAAGCATCAAACCGGCTAATCCTAGTAATTCCAGATTTACCTGAAATGATATTTTCCCAAGCGCTTTCTACTGTATTTCCGACAGGCGAGACAATACCTAATCCAGTGACTACCACTCTACGTTTGGACAAAATAACTCCACTCTGATGAAAACTATAAAAGAACAGGGCTTTTAATGGGTGTGAGCA encodes the following:
- the fabF gene encoding beta-ketoacyl-ACP synthase II, producing the protein MSKRRVVVTGLGIVSPVGNTVESAWENIISGKSGITRISRFDASNFTSQIAGEVKDFDIQKYLSVKEARRMDTFIHFGMAAGIQAIRDANLEDLTHLDAERIGVNIGSGIGGLPMIENTDAVYHAGGPRKISPFFIPSTIINMIAGNLSIMYGYKGPNIAIVTACTTATHSIGHSARMIEYGDADVMICGGAESCVTPLAIGGFSAAKALSTSNDNPASASRPWDIARDGFVLGEGAGVLVIEEMHHAQKRGAKIYAELAGFGMSSDAFHMTAPSDDGEGAARCMSGALKNAAINVDEVDYVNAHGTSTPLGDFAETVAVKRCFGNHSNKLAISSTKSMTGHLLGAAGGVEAIFSVLAIHHQIAPPTINLVNQDPQCDLDYVPNVAREMPIKVTLSNSFGFGGTNGTLVFRKI
- the mltG gene encoding endolytic transglycosylase MltG, translated to MRTLTSILFAIVLVIMLAVSWLYLHVHSSITLPKKPFELSIQSGSNLNQVAEQLVEAGIIPTKWSFVLLARYLDQESAIKAGDYEISENLTQVALLHYLTKGDSKQREITFIEGWTFAQLRKTLNNHPDVKHDSIALSELQILQHIGAAETLAEGLFFPDTYFFVRGDSDLNIFRRAYQAMQSHLQTYWLARCESLPLTTPYEALILASIIEKETGLESDRAEIAGVFVNRLRKGMRLQTDPTVIYGMGKEFDGNLRKKDLLADHTYNTYTRSGLPPTPIALPSLASIRAALNPAQTEALYFVAKGNGESHFSTNLIDHNKAVNEYQKRQK